A region of the Haemophilus parainfluenzae genome:
AAATGCAGAATATTTATTGCATTTAGCTTGGCAGGCAGGGTTTAATCATCGTGACTCTTCTCATTTAGCTAATGTCATGAAACATTATGAGTTTCTTACATCTATAGCTGAATTAGGTATAAAAAATATCTCTGTTGCTGGAACGATGCACGAGGTGGGATATTTTGTTGGTGCTATAGATGAAAATACGCCTTGCAATCCAAGAAATCCTTACGGCATAGCGAAAAATTTTTTACGTCAAGCTATGTTTGATTTTGCAAGTGTAACACCAGAATTAAATTTACAGTGGCTGCGCTTTTACTATATTACTGGAGATGATCGTTTTAGTAATTCCATTTTTACAAAAATCTTAAAGGCTGAAGATGAAGGTCAAGAATTTTTCCCATTGAATAGCGGAGAAATGCTTTATGATTTCGTTGATATTACGGAACTCTCAGCACAAATAGAAGAAAGAATTTTAAGCAAAGAAAGAGGTATATTTAATTGTTGCTCAGGCAAACCGAAGAGTTTAAGAACCGCTGTAGAAGAGTTTATTACTGAGCATAACTTAAAAATTAAGCCTAAGTATAATGTTTTTCCGGCAAGAACTTATGATTCTATGGCTACTTGGGGAAAAAGATAAATGCAAGAGAAACAACATCTATTTTATGTTGATGCGATTAAGATTATAGCTTGTATATCAATCATACTATTTCATCTTAATGTTCATGCATTTTATTCAAATAATAGCGCTTCTTTGATTGGTTCTCTTACTTATTTTAATGTTAGTTTTGGTGATCTTTGGATATCAATGTTTATTATTATTTCTGGATTAACATTAGCATTAACAAACAGAGAAAATTTTAGTATAAGGGGTTTCTTTAAAAAAAGGTTTTTAGCAATCTATCCTTCATTTTGGATTACCTATATATTGGTTGCTTTAGTCTTTCTAATCATTCTACATAAACCTTTTGGTGATGGAGAATATTGGAAAATTATATTAACATTTATTGGTTTAGATGGTTTCTTTTTATATAAATTTCCTAGCTATTACCTGGTTGGTGAATGGTATACAGGGTATATGCTGATAACCTATCTGTTCTTTCCAGTATTGTATATATTTTTTTCTAAGAAACCAATTATCTCATTTATTATAATAATTGCTATTGTTGCATGTGTATTTAATATTTATTCAGAAATATTTCAGATTCCTCAGACGATTAATCCAATAATGAGACTACCTGATTTTTTCTTTGGAATAATTTTTACTACATTTTTGTCTAAAAATGACACGTGCAAAATGATATTACCTGTATTATCTTTAATTTACTTAAGATTTTCAGATTTCGCTCATGCGCATATTCCATATCATTTTCATATGATTTTAACAGGGATTTCATTATTTTTGATTCTCGAATGTATTTTTAGGGTGATTGGTCAATATCTACCCCCAAAAATATTAGATAAAACAGCATACTGGGCCCAATATACTTTTTTAGCATTCCTTATACATCATCAGGTTTTATTGTATTTCTTTCAGGAGATACCTAATCTACCTAATGAAAACTCTACTTTCAAATTAAGTATTTGGGTTTCTGTTTGTGTGATAAGCTTTTCTTATGCCATTATTATATATCCAGTTGTGAGTAGTTTTTCTAAGTTTCTTTTTAAAAGAATAATGTGATTTTTATAGGAACCTTGTATGTATTTCTTATCTAATTGCAAATATAGTTTTGATGAATTTATCGATTTTCTAAGAAATAACTTATTTCTTATTAATATTACCGTTTTCTTTCTGCTATTGGGGTATGGAATAAAACTATTTTCACTAAGCTTCTCAATCGATACTGAGGCCATTATTTCTATTACTGATTCTCAATATAGTGCTTGGCATGAATTAGGGCGTACTGGGCTTGTGCTATTTAAACATTTGATGGGTATTGGTTGGTATAATAATGCATTAGCATCTTTTTTAATGGTTCTATTTATTGGCTTATCTGCATTAGTATGGGCTTATTTACTAAACGGAGGAGTAAAAAAGAATCATTCTCTTCTTTTTTTTACAATACCAGTTGTTTCATCGCCTATTATTGCTGAAATGCTAGGATTCTTATTAATGGGGATGGAAGTTGCTCTAGCCCTTATATTTATTGCTATAAGTTTGATGTGCACTCAGAACTGGATTTTTAGTAAATCAAGAATAGCACTTTTATTTGCAATAATTTTTAGCTTTATTGCATTTTCTATTTATCTAGCTATGGTGACGATATTTATCACTGCAACTTTCTTTGTGGTTTTTACGAAAATAGAAAATAATAATAGATTAAATAAGGAAACTGTATTTGTTACAATTAGATATGTTCTCGTATTTTTATTATCTTATTTAGCTTATACTATTTTTAATAAAGGAGCCCAATGGTATTTTGACATATCCACTCATCCATATATATCAGAGCAACTAAGATGGGGTAAGGATGATATTCACATTATCCTTAGCAATCTCTTAAATCATCTTATTGAAATATATTATTCGAATAGTATATTCTTCACTAAGTGGTTTCTAATTGTTTCCATAGTATTTTTCTTATTGCTGTTAATTAAAACATTTTATGAAAAAAAATCTACATATAACTTATTGATTGCGATCTGTATAGTTGCCTCTCCATTTATGATGGGCATTATTCTAGGTAATAGAACTACAGAACGAACAATAATGACTCATCCATTTGCCTTGGGTTTTATGCTATTTTATATTTATCAACATATTCAAAAACAGCATAAATACCTTAAGGGTATTTTAGTATTAACTCTGTCAGTTATTGGATTGTCTCAAAGCTACGTAGTGAATAGAATATTTTATACTGAGGCTATTACGTATCAGCAAGACGTTAATTTGGTTTATAGCGTCCAAAATAAAATAGGTGAGCTTGGATTCGGCGAGTTTCCTCCCTATCCCGTTGCATTCATTGGTTCACATAGCGTTAAATGTAATAATAGTTGTTATTCTAACCAAAAATTAGCTCTTACGGGTCGTTCTTTATTTGAAATAACTTTTGGCAATGAGCATGGAACTTTTGTAAAGAACCATTTTTTTGCAGCTCAAGGTGCAAGCTATAATCTCCCATCTAGTGAACAAATACAAATTGCGACAAAAGTCTCCGAGAATATGCCTCATTGGCCATCAAAAGGAAGTATTGCATTAGTAAATGATGTTATTATTGTTAACTTTTGAATCGATAATAAAATGAGTTTAAACTATTCCGTGATTGTATGCACCTTCAACGGTGCATCTTTTATATCAGAACAACTAAAGAGCATTTTATCTCAGCCTATTCTGCCACAAAAAATTATTGTATCGGATGATAGTTCTTGCGATGAAACCCTTGCTATTGTCCAGCAAATTTTTGCTCAGGCTAACTTTGCGGCTTATCAAATTGTACAAGGTCCTAAAAAAGGCGTGATCGCTAATTTTCTGTCTGCCTTAACGCATTGTGAAGCAGATTTTACTTTTTTAGCGGATCAAGATGATATTTGGCACTTGGATAAGATCACAGAATTTGCTCAAATGGCTGAAAAGCAAAATAGTAATGTTCCAACTCTGACTTTCAGTGATGCTCGTTTGATTGATGAACAAAATCAAGAAATCGCCCCAAGTTTTTTTGCTTACCAGGCTTTAAGTGCAGAATGTTTGAACGATGATTCAATTTTGTATAAAAATTGCGTGCAGGGAGCAGCTTGTATGATCAATCGAGCCTTACGTAATCTAGCATTAGAGTCTTTATCTTATACTCAACTTTCTGAACTTTATATGCACGATTGGTGGTTGGCACTGTTAGCGCGCTATTATGGTGAAACACAATTTATAGATAAGCCTTTGCTAGATTATCGTCAACATTGCCAAAATCAGATTGGCGTGTTTAATCATAAATTTCGTGCACTTTATTATGTAAGCCGTTTTCGTTCTTACTGGAAAAATTTTCGCCAATCCATTCGACAGGCCAAAATGTTTGAGTATTTTGTTACGCAATATGGAAAGCCGCATGGTTTGCCTGTAAAGTCAAAGCGGATTTATCATAGTGTGCCAACATTAAAGAAATGGATATTGCCACTTTTTGCAAAATAAGGAAAAAAATGACCGCTCTTCGGTTTGTATTATGCATACCAACCCACAACGCCGACAATCTCTGGAAAGACTGGATTGCCGCTTATCAATCTCAGTCCTTAAAAGCAGATAAAGTCATTGTGATTGATTCTTCTTCTTCTGATAATACGGTAAAACTAGCGGAAGAAGCGGGATTTTCAATTCATACGATTCTGAAATCTATATTTAACCATGGTAGAACTCGTAACCAAGCGGTTGAATTTGCCAAAAGTTTTGCTGATGTAGTGGTATTTATGACTCAAGATGCAATTTTGGCTTCACCAGATTCGTTAGCGAATTTACTCGTTCCCTTTCTAGATCCTGAAGTAGCCGCTGTTTGTGGACGACAGTTGCCACATCATGAAGCAACAGCGCTAGCAGTTCATGCTCGTTATTTTAATTATCCGTCTGAGTCCAGAGTAAGAACTATGGCTGATATTTCAGAATTAGGTATCAAGACAGCATTTATGTCTAATTCTTTTGCTGCATACCGCTTATCTGTATTTGATAAATTAGGAGGATTTCCGGATAACACAATTCTAGCTGAAGATATGTATTTAACAGCAAAAATGATTTTGTCTGGGTATAAAATTGCTTACTGTGCTGAGGCAACCGTATTTCACAGTCATAACTATACACTAAAACAAGAATTCCAACGTTATTTTGATACCGGTGTATTTCAGCAAGAACATAAATGGATTCAACAGAAATTTGGTAGGGCTGCTTCTGAGGGAAAAAGGTTTGTACTATCAGAATTAAAGTTTTTATCCATAAAGTCACCGCATTTAATTCCTAAAGCTATATTATCTACATGTGCTAAGTGGCTCGGCTTTAAATTAGGTTATTATTACTATAGATTACCTTATAAGTGGTGTAGGGCTTTTAGTATGCATAAAGGATATTGGAATAAAGTAACATGAATAGAGCCAATTTTATTAAGTTTTTTCAAATTTCTGTAGATTTTGTTTCTTTCTGGATTTCTATTTTTTTAGCATCCTTTGTTTTACTTAAATTTAGTAGGGAGGATGGTCAATATTTTCCCATAGAGCAACTTTCATCTTTTATTTTTATTCATAGCCTTATGGGAGGCTGTTGTGTTATTTGGTTTTGGATTCGTTTTCGTCATTATACCTACCGCAAGCCATTTTGGTTTGAGTTAAAAGAGATATTTAGAACATTATTAATTATTTTTGTTATTGAGCTAGCTATAGTTGCTTTTTCCCGTCTTTATGTTTCTCGTTATTTTTGGTCTATAACTTGGCTTTTTGTTTTTACTTTAGTGCCCTTGGGGCGAGTTTTAATCAAAAATTTACTTATCAAATTAGGATGGTATTTGAAAGAAACCATTATTATTGGCAATGGTAAGAATGCGAAAGAAGTATTTGATGCATTAAATAATGAACCATATTTAGGATTTGATATTAAGTTGTTTATAACTACTGAAGAATATAAGTCAGAGTATATTGAAGGTGTGCCAGTAATGCGCCATAATCCCGAGTTGCTGATCAAACTGGTATCTCCAGAATTTACACAGTTTATTCTTGCTATAGATGAGGAAAATAAAGTAAAGCAGGATTTCTGGTTGCGTTATTTAATTCGAAAAGGTTGCCGTTCTATCTCAGTTATTCCTGATTTTCGAGGTATTCCGCTTTATGGTACGGATATGTCTTTTCTGTTTAGCCATGAAATGGTACTGTTTCGAGTAAATAATAACTTAGCAAAGCGGTCTTCTCGATTGATTAAAAGAGTCTTTGATATATTGGGTGCCTCTTTTCTTATTCTTTTCTTATTCCCATTATGTATCCCATTATATTTTCTTATTAAGAAAGATGGGGGGAAACTAATTTATGAGCATTCAAGAATTGGTCAGAATAAAAAAGAATTCAAATGTTTGAAGTTTAGAACGATGGTAAATAATTCCGATGAAGTGTTAGAAAAACTTTTAGCAACGGATGAAAGTGCTAGACTAGAATGGGAAAAAGACTTCAAACTTAAAGATGATCCACGCATTACACCAATAGGAAGATGGTTAAGAGCGAGAAGTCTAGATGAATTGCCACAGCTTTGGAATGTTCTCAAAGGTGAAATGAGTTTAGTGGGACCTCGCCCAATAGTAAAAGAGGAGTTACCTTATTATCAGGACGACGTTGATTATTATCTTATGGCAAAGCCTGGAATGACAGGTTTATGGCAAGTTAGTGGACGAAATAATGTAAGTTATGATACTCGTGTCTATTTTGATACTTGGTACGCAAAGAACTGGTCATTATGGAATGATATCGTGATTCTATTTAAAACATTTAAAGTTGTATGGAAGAAGACCGGAGCTTATTAGCAAAGTAACTTATACAATAAATAAAGGAGAAGAACTACATGCAAATTACATTATCAACGGCTCCCACTTCGGAGAGTTGGGGCAAAAATGCCATTTTAAGTTTTAATCAAGATCAAGCCGTTATTCATCTTAAAGATGATGAAAAATCGAACCTTGTTTTAATTCAAAAAGCCGCACGTAAGTTACGTGGACAAGGTATTAAAGATGTTGAGCTTGTGGGGGATGTATGGGAATTAGAAAATTGCTGGGCATTTTATCAAGGTTTTTACTCGGCGAAGCAAGATTATGCAATTGAATTTCCTCATTTAGATGATGAGCCACAAGATGAATTATTGGCCCGTATTGAATGTGGCGATTTTGTGCGTGAAATTATTAATGAACCGGCACAAACCCTTACTCCGGTTAAATTAGCAGAACGCGCAGTTGAGTTTATTTCTAAACAAGCCGAAAATTATGCCGATAAAAGTGCGGTCAGTTTTCAAATCATTTCTGGTGAAGCGTTAAAAGAGCAAGGTTACCATGGGATCTTTACTGTGGGTCGTGGTTCTATTAATCCACCCGCTATGTTGCAATTAGATTTTAATCCGACTAATGATCCAAATGCGCCAGTATTAGCCTGTTTAGTCGGTAAAGGTATTACTTTTGACAGTGGCGGTTATAGTATCAAACCAAGTGATGGTATGAGTACCATGCGTACCGATATGGGCGGAGCGGCGTTATTAACGGGCACATTAGGATTTGCCATTGCGCACGGTTTAAATCAACGTGTAAAACTCTATTTATGCTGTGCAGAAAACTTGGTGAGTGGTAATGCGTTTAAATTGGGTGATATCATCACGTATAAAAATGGTGTAACCGCTGAAATTTTAAATACTGATGCGGAAGGCCGTTTAGTATTGGCGGATGGCTTAATTGAAGCCGATAGTCAAAATCCACAATTTATTGTTGATTGTGCAACCTTAACCGGTGCAGCGAAAGTAGCAGTCGGTAATGATTACCACAGTGTACTTTCTATGGATGATGCGTTGGTAAATAGCCTATTCCAAGCTGCGAAAGAAGAAAATGAACCGTTCTGGCGCTTACCTTTCGAAGCGTTTCATCGTAGCCAAATCACTTCTTCTTTTGCTGATATTGCAAATACAGGTACAGCGCCGGTTGTCGCGGGCGCAAGTACTGCAACGGCATTTTTATCGTATTTTGTGAAAAACTATCAACAACGTTGGTTGCATATTGATTGTTCGGCCACTTATCGTAAATCAGGTAGTGATTTATGGGCGGTTGGCGCAACTGGAATCGGTGTGAAAACATTAGCAAATTTATTAGTAACGAAAGCAAGTTAAGTAGGATTTTATGACAGAACGTACTTTTTCAATTATCAAACCCGATGCAGTAAAGCGTCATTTAATTGGTGCTATTTTAGGGCGTTTTGAAGCACAGGGATTCCGTGTCGTTGCGCTTAAAATGGTGCAATTAACCAAAGACCAAGCGGAAGGTTTCTATGCGGAACACCAAGGTAAACCATTTTTTGAGCCGTTGGTGGAGTATATGATGTCTGGACCGATGGTGGTTTCTGTGTTGGAAAAAGAAAATGCCGTGAAAGATTACCGCACTTTGATTGGTGCAACGAATCCGGCTGAGGCGGCAGAAGGCACTATCCGTAAAGACTTCGCATTAAGTCAGCGTGAAAACTCTGTCCATGGTTCTGATAGCGTTGAAAGCGCAAAACGAGAAATTGCTTATTTCTTTGTAGATTCAGAAATCCAACCGTAATTCATTTCTATAAAAAAGCACTTAGTGAATCGCTAAGTGCTTTTATTTTATTGCTTTTCAATTTTTGAGATAGTCTTTTTCATTGGATCAATTTCAGCCTGAATATGAAAGGCTTTTGCCAAATTCTCCGCATTTAACACCGCTTGCGTTTCACCTACAGCTAACAATTTTCCTTTATCTAATAGAACAATTTCATCACAAAATTGATAAGCCAACGAAAGGTGATGAATGGCAACAACACATGTATGTTGCGGTGTGAGTGATTGAAGCTGTTCCATCATATCAATTTGATAATAAGGGTCGAGTGGCGCAATCGGCTCATCTACCAATAAAACAGGTGATTCCTTAATACAGCAACGAGCGAGTTGTACACGCGCTTTTTCGCCACCTGAAAGTTGTTGGAAAGGTTTTTCGAGCAAATGCGTTACCGCAAATTTTTCTGAAAACGCTTGAATTTTTGACCGCTCTTTTTCTTTTGGTAATGGGGTTGCTAAACCTAACGCAATCACATCATAAACGGATAAATCCCAATGAATTTGCGTATTTTGTGCAAGGTAAGCAATGTGTTGGCTTTTTTCAGTTGCATTCATTTTGCTTAATGGTTGAGCATCAAACCAAATTTCCCCTTGTTTGAGGGCAAGATACCCGCAATGGTTTTCAATAAGGTAGATTTTCCCGCACCATTGGCGCCCATAATGCCAATCAATTTACCTGAAGGAAGCGTACAGTTGATGCCATTTAAGCAATAGGATTGGGTGAGTTTTTCAATTCTAATCATAGATTTTTCTCTGCTGCGTTAATAACATCCAAATCAAGCAAGGTGCGCCGATAAGTGCCGTCAATGTGCCGATGTAAATATGTGAGAACAGCGGGATATATAAAATGGCTAAATCGGCTAGTAACAGTAATAACGCCCCAATTAATGTGCTGGTAAGGTAAAGCTGTGATGGGCGAGCTTTTAGTAAAATACGGGCAAAGTGTGGCGCGATTAGGCCGATAAAGCCAATGGTACCGGTTTGTGGAATGGTCGCCCCGACTAATAAGGCCACACCAAAGGTGCTGATGAAAAAGCTACGTTTCGGATCTACGCCCATGGTGCTCGCAGTTTCTTCACCAAAGGTGAGTAAATCTAGGTATCGGCGAGTGTGGAATAAACAGAAGATCCCCGCCAGAACAATGGGGAGTGAAATAAGTAAAGTATCTAATTTTGCCCACATCAACGAGCCTTGTAACCAGCGGTAAAGTTCGGCTAATGCCCACGGACTTTCCGCGTTGGAAAGCAGTAATGCAATTGCTGAGCCAAGTAGCATATTCACGGCTAAGCCACTTAGAATCATCATCGTGGTGCCGTAGTTTTTGGCGATCAAATACACGATTAAAAAACTTAAAAGTGCACCAATTACGCCACCCGCTAAGAGAAGTGAAAATGGTACAGCAAAATAATAAAGGGTAAATACACTAGCCGCTGTTGCACCAGCACTACTGCCGAGTAAACCTGGACTCGCTAATGGATTTTGGAAAATACCTTGCATCGCATTGCCGGCAATCGCGAGACTAGCTCCCGTCAATAAAGCTAAGCCAATACGCGGAAAACGAATATCCCACAGCACCATCGAACGCATATCGGTGAGCGCACCATCCGCATTTTTGAGATGGGCAAAGTCACCGAGCTGATGATAAATCGCAAAGCCGCTAATCAATAGCAACGCGAAGAAAAGTGCGGTATTTAATTTGAGTGTTTTGGTCAATGATCAATTTCCTATGTAATCCAAATATCATTTGTTAATTTGAGTTTGTCAAATCTCCCCTAACCCCTCTTTGCTAAAGAGGGGGATTTCATTATTAAATTAATCTAGAGTGATGTAGTTACAATTTTTATATATGATAATTTAAATAAATATCAAAATTATAAATTATCACCATAATAATTCCCCTCTTTAGCAAAGAGGGGTTAGGGGAGATTTGCAACTACATTATTTTAACTGTTGATAAATCTTCTCCGCCCCTTGCCACACACCGTGATCGAAGCAATAGGTATATTTCATTGGGATGCTGACAAGCGGTTGGTTTTTGAAAAAATCTTGCAACATAGGGTGTTGTAGCAGTTCTGCTTGCGCATTGTAACCTTGTTTGTCAGTCAGTGAAATGAGCACATTCGGTTGGCTCAAAATCACTTTTTCTAGCGAGAAGTTTTGTGCGGTTAGTGGCGTTTTTAACGGTGTTAATCCGAGTAAATTTAACAGCACGGGATATTGCGGATAATAACTTTCCACTACGCCTGTTTCCGACAAAATTAGTGTGTCAGTAAGCGGTCGATTTAAGTGAAAGTTTTGCGATTTGAGTTTTGTTACTAAATCAGCCGCCTTTTGCTCATTACCCAGTAGCTTGCCTAAGTCTAGAATCAGCGCAAATAATTCATCTGGTGTCTGCGGACTGTCGTTAATCGGAATAATCTTCGCGTTGAGTTTTTTCAGCTCTGCGACTAATTGTGGATAAAAGGTTTCGTTAATCAGAATAGTTTTATCTAAATAGGGCAATAATTCCGTTAATTGCGGTTCCAGCACAGGTTTGTCGGTATTGATTTTGTCTAACATCATCAACGGATTTTTCGAATAAGGTGACTGTGCAGCAATTTGCGAAGGCTCAGCCAGTTCGATAAGCAGTCTGTCACTGCAAAGCGTAAGCGAGACAAATTGTTCCGAAGCCTGAGCGGTAAACGGAAGGAAAAGTGCGGTTAAAATTAAGCGAGTTTTTTGCATATAGATAATGATACGCTACGCCATCAAGAATGTAAAAAGGCGTGCTAAGCACGCCCTTATTAGAGGGAAATAATTAGAACGATCCTTTCAACCCAACATAAACGTTGCGACCGTCTTGGCCGTAGCGTACTGTACTTTCATATTTTCGGTCAAAAACATTGTTTAAATTCGCATAAATGTTTAGATTTTTGCTTAATTGATAATTCACGCCTAAATTAACCAAAGTATAAGAAGGCATTTGATAGCGATGTTTATTGTCATCCACTCTTTTACCAACATAAGAAATGTTTACATCACTGCCCCAGTGTTCAGTAATTTTATAAGCAAGTCCACCATTAGCCACGTGTTTCGGTCGACGAATTAATTGTAAACCAGAACTATCTTTAGCTGCAGTATAAGTGTAATTTGCATAAGCATTGAGTTTATCATTCAGCTGTCCGCTATATGCTATTTCTACGCCACGAATATGGCTTGTGCCAGACATATTTTGTGCTTGATAAGTACACCAAGTAATACAAGAAACAATTTGATCGGAAATTAAATCTTTTACATTACGCGCAAAATACGTAACGTCCAAATTATGACGTTTATCGGATGTTTGTGTTAATAATCCGAATTCACCACCACGGCTTTTTTCTGATTTAAGCTCAAAGTTAGCAATTGAATAACCGCTGTAACCAAAGTATTCCGCAACATTTGGTGCTTGAGATGCAGAGCCTAACGCAGCATGTAAACGGAAATTAGGAGAAAGACGGTATGCTCCAGCTAAACGTGCATTAAAAGCATGCCCATATTGAGAATTATCAATTGTTCGTCCGCTGATAGAAAGGCTATGATCATCTTCGCTTAACAATCGGTATTCTAACGCAACACTCTTTTCATTAAGTTTTAATTTATGGTTGTATTCTGAGCCTAAATAACGGCTTTTATTATAGTCTGCTAACAAACTAAGAGATTGTTTAATGTCTCCTTCGCGATCAAAGTTGAAATCTAATTGATAGCTTGCGTCATCACGACGAGCAGTATAGTGTCCATAATAATCTTTGTTGTCAGTTTTAAAACGATTCAAATTAATTTTATGTTTGAATAAATCTTGATCGCTACCTAAATAGCCACTGAATTTATATAGCGTGTCACGAATGCGGGTTTTATAATCATTCATACCATCTTTTGCATCAAAATAGCTGTCATAACGCACCGTCTGACTAGAGTGCGACGTTAAAAATTCTACACCTTTTTTGCCATCATCAAATCCAACACGAGCAGACGCGTTATCGCGGTGGAATTTATCACGCTCAGTCCCTAGGAAAGATGGGCGATATTGTGCGCCATTTCTACCTTTATAAAGGAATTCTCGATCACTTAAGGCTGAAATACCACGTGTGTGATGGCTATCACCATGTAATGAATAATAAAAACCTTGATTATAGCCTGAAACAGACGCAGAACCATCCACTGTACCATGCGAACCCGTACCAATATCAAAATCTAAGTTCACAGGCTTGTCTTTGTAAAGACCACTTTTTGTTGTGATGTAGATTACTCCTCCCATCGCATCACTGCCCCAAAGAGCAGATTGCTCACCACGTAATACTTCAATGCGATCAATATTACTTAATGAAAGTCCACCAAAATCAAATCCCCTGCCATTAACTGGATTCATTTTAACGCCATCAATGATAACTACAGTGTGATTAGATTCTGCACCACGTAAGAACAAACTAGTTAACGCCCCACGTCCACCATTTGCACTCATTGCCACACCCGGTACGGTCTTCAACACATCACTTACATAAGTCGCATTACGTTCTAAAAAATCTTTCTCAGTTAAAACAGTAACAGATGAAGCGGTTTGATCTTGGTTTACAGGTGTTGCGTAAGCTGAATACACATTGATCGGTTCAAGCTCGGTTTTGGTTTCAGCTTGTACAAAAGCCGATGCACCCAA
Encoded here:
- a CDS encoding NAD-dependent epimerase/dehydratase family protein → MNIIVTGANGYIGRNIVKTLLNKGHQVTAMLFDGETPHPFLEGANLFYGNIFALSQDEKCDLVKNAEYLLHLAWQAGFNHRDSSHLANVMKHYEFLTSIAELGIKNISVAGTMHEVGYFVGAIDENTPCNPRNPYGIAKNFLRQAMFDFASVTPELNLQWLRFYYITGDDRFSNSIFTKILKAEDEGQEFFPLNSGEMLYDFVDITELSAQIEERILSKERGIFNCCSGKPKSLRTAVEEFITEHNLKIKPKYNVFPARTYDSMATWGKR
- a CDS encoding acyltransferase family protein produces the protein MQEKQHLFYVDAIKIIACISIILFHLNVHAFYSNNSASLIGSLTYFNVSFGDLWISMFIIISGLTLALTNRENFSIRGFFKKRFLAIYPSFWITYILVALVFLIILHKPFGDGEYWKIILTFIGLDGFFLYKFPSYYLVGEWYTGYMLITYLFFPVLYIFFSKKPIISFIIIIAIVACVFNIYSEIFQIPQTINPIMRLPDFFFGIIFTTFLSKNDTCKMILPVLSLIYLRFSDFAHAHIPYHFHMILTGISLFLILECIFRVIGQYLPPKILDKTAYWAQYTFLAFLIHHQVLLYFFQEIPNLPNENSTFKLSIWVSVCVISFSYAIIIYPVVSSFSKFLFKRIM
- a CDS encoding glucosyltransferase domain-containing protein; translation: MYFLSNCKYSFDEFIDFLRNNLFLINITVFFLLLGYGIKLFSLSFSIDTEAIISITDSQYSAWHELGRTGLVLFKHLMGIGWYNNALASFLMVLFIGLSALVWAYLLNGGVKKNHSLLFFTIPVVSSPIIAEMLGFLLMGMEVALALIFIAISLMCTQNWIFSKSRIALLFAIIFSFIAFSIYLAMVTIFITATFFVVFTKIENNNRLNKETVFVTIRYVLVFLLSYLAYTIFNKGAQWYFDISTHPYISEQLRWGKDDIHIILSNLLNHLIEIYYSNSIFFTKWFLIVSIVFFLLLLIKTFYEKKSTYNLLIAICIVASPFMMGIILGNRTTERTIMTHPFALGFMLFYIYQHIQKQHKYLKGILVLTLSVIGLSQSYVVNRIFYTEAITYQQDVNLVYSVQNKIGELGFGEFPPYPVAFIGSHSVKCNNSCYSNQKLALTGRSLFEITFGNEHGTFVKNHFFAAQGASYNLPSSEQIQIATKVSENMPHWPSKGSIALVNDVIIVNF
- a CDS encoding glycosyltransferase family 2 protein encodes the protein MSLNYSVIVCTFNGASFISEQLKSILSQPILPQKIIVSDDSSCDETLAIVQQIFAQANFAAYQIVQGPKKGVIANFLSALTHCEADFTFLADQDDIWHLDKITEFAQMAEKQNSNVPTLTFSDARLIDEQNQEIAPSFFAYQALSAECLNDDSILYKNCVQGAACMINRALRNLALESLSYTQLSELYMHDWWLALLARYYGETQFIDKPLLDYRQHCQNQIGVFNHKFRALYYVSRFRSYWKNFRQSIRQAKMFEYFVTQYGKPHGLPVKSKRIYHSVPTLKKWILPLFAK
- a CDS encoding glycosyltransferase family 2 protein, which codes for MTALRFVLCIPTHNADNLWKDWIAAYQSQSLKADKVIVIDSSSSDNTVKLAEEAGFSIHTILKSIFNHGRTRNQAVEFAKSFADVVVFMTQDAILASPDSLANLLVPFLDPEVAAVCGRQLPHHEATALAVHARYFNYPSESRVRTMADISELGIKTAFMSNSFAAYRLSVFDKLGGFPDNTILAEDMYLTAKMILSGYKIAYCAEATVFHSHNYTLKQEFQRYFDTGVFQQEHKWIQQKFGRAASEGKRFVLSELKFLSIKSPHLIPKAILSTCAKWLGFKLGYYYYRLPYKWCRAFSMHKGYWNKVT
- the wbaP gene encoding undecaprenyl-phosphate galactose phosphotransferase WbaP, whose protein sequence is MNRANFIKFFQISVDFVSFWISIFLASFVLLKFSREDGQYFPIEQLSSFIFIHSLMGGCCVIWFWIRFRHYTYRKPFWFELKEIFRTLLIIFVIELAIVAFSRLYVSRYFWSITWLFVFTLVPLGRVLIKNLLIKLGWYLKETIIIGNGKNAKEVFDALNNEPYLGFDIKLFITTEEYKSEYIEGVPVMRHNPELLIKLVSPEFTQFILAIDEENKVKQDFWLRYLIRKGCRSISVIPDFRGIPLYGTDMSFLFSHEMVLFRVNNNLAKRSSRLIKRVFDILGASFLILFLFPLCIPLYFLIKKDGGKLIYEHSRIGQNKKEFKCLKFRTMVNNSDEVLEKLLATDESARLEWEKDFKLKDDPRITPIGRWLRARSLDELPQLWNVLKGEMSLVGPRPIVKEELPYYQDDVDYYLMAKPGMTGLWQVSGRNNVSYDTRVYFDTWYAKNWSLWNDIVILFKTFKVVWKKTGAY
- the pepB gene encoding aminopeptidase PepB, which translates into the protein MQITLSTAPTSESWGKNAILSFNQDQAVIHLKDDEKSNLVLIQKAARKLRGQGIKDVELVGDVWELENCWAFYQGFYSAKQDYAIEFPHLDDEPQDELLARIECGDFVREIINEPAQTLTPVKLAERAVEFISKQAENYADKSAVSFQIISGEALKEQGYHGIFTVGRGSINPPAMLQLDFNPTNDPNAPVLACLVGKGITFDSGGYSIKPSDGMSTMRTDMGGAALLTGTLGFAIAHGLNQRVKLYLCCAENLVSGNAFKLGDIITYKNGVTAEILNTDAEGRLVLADGLIEADSQNPQFIVDCATLTGAAKVAVGNDYHSVLSMDDALVNSLFQAAKEENEPFWRLPFEAFHRSQITSSFADIANTGTAPVVAGASTATAFLSYFVKNYQQRWLHIDCSATYRKSGSDLWAVGATGIGVKTLANLLVTKAS